The following proteins are co-located in the Trichormus variabilis 0441 genome:
- a CDS encoding efflux RND transporter periplasmic adaptor subunit — protein MSSSEPQTDFRDNLPQEPPEPPPKQRRWLRLLLAAILLLGGGTAIVWRLLTPSDRPPATAEAQPPGVRVKTSPVQVGTIEESTDFVASLESRRSVTLQPRVQGQVTQIFVRSGDAIASGAAVIQIDPRQQQAAVISNDAATQASKAQLENANATLKSLEAERLSNVADVRLNQQEYDRYTTLADQGAVSRQTKDQYANRLATARANLNAIESRIQAQKASVAQAQKSVQQAQANTDEQQVQLQFYRITAPFEGTVGNIPIKIGDFVNSSTPLLTITQNRPLEVNISVPLERGSQLRQGMPVEIMNTQGQTLGTSRVFFIAPNASNETQSILVKALYNNTNGQLRADQLVRARVIWNQRTGVLIPITAVTRIAGETFVYVTQTEKTPQGTSQLVARQKRVQLGDIRGNNYQIIKGLQPTDTIVTSGLLNLRDGVPIVPES, from the coding sequence ATGTCATCCTCTGAGCCTCAAACTGATTTTAGAGATAATCTTCCCCAGGAACCCCCTGAGCCACCACCAAAACAAAGGCGGTGGCTCAGGTTATTGTTGGCTGCCATCCTATTATTAGGGGGTGGAACAGCTATAGTTTGGCGGTTACTGACTCCGAGCGATCGCCCACCCGCCACGGCTGAGGCTCAACCTCCAGGCGTAAGAGTAAAAACATCACCAGTACAAGTCGGAACTATTGAAGAAAGCACAGATTTTGTGGCTAGCTTAGAGTCTCGACGTTCCGTCACTCTCCAACCGAGAGTACAGGGTCAAGTGACCCAAATATTTGTGCGATCAGGAGATGCGATCGCCTCTGGTGCAGCCGTAATTCAAATCGACCCCAGACAGCAGCAAGCAGCCGTCATCAGTAACGATGCAGCAACCCAAGCCAGCAAAGCACAACTAGAAAACGCTAATGCTACCCTCAAATCCTTAGAAGCGGAAAGATTATCTAATGTTGCTGATGTGCGATTGAATCAGCAAGAGTACGACAGGTATACAACTTTAGCTGACCAAGGCGCTGTATCTCGGCAAACTAAGGATCAGTATGCCAACAGACTAGCTACAGCACGAGCTAATCTCAACGCGATAGAATCTAGGATTCAAGCCCAAAAAGCTAGCGTCGCCCAAGCACAAAAATCAGTGCAGCAAGCCCAGGCTAACACTGACGAACAACAAGTCCAACTCCAGTTCTATCGAATTACCGCCCCCTTTGAAGGCACTGTCGGCAATATCCCTATTAAAATTGGTGATTTTGTCAATAGTTCCACACCACTATTAACCATTACTCAAAACCGACCCTTGGAGGTCAATATCTCTGTACCTCTAGAACGAGGTTCCCAATTACGTCAGGGAATGCCAGTAGAGATTATGAACACCCAAGGTCAAACACTGGGTACTAGTAGGGTATTTTTCATTGCTCCTAATGCCAGTAATGAAACCCAATCAATTCTGGTGAAAGCCTTATATAACAACACAAATGGTCAATTAAGGGCAGATCAGCTAGTGAGAGCTAGAGTGATTTGGAATCAACGCACAGGCGTTTTAATTCCGATTACAGCAGTCACACGCATCGCCGGGGAAACTTTTGTCTATGTAACCCAAACGGAAAAAACACCCCAAGGAACCTCCCAACTAGTTGCACGGCAAAAACGGGTGCAGTTGGGTGATATCAGAGGTAATAATTACCAAATCATCAAGGGATTGCAGCCAACAGACACAATTGTCACCTCAGGACTGCTGAATCTCCGTGATGGTGTTCCTATTGTTCCTGAATCTTAG
- the ppsA gene encoding phosphoenolpyruvate synthase: MVTVSQNTLAKCSQEESLVLWLDKVGIKDIALVGGKNASLGEMIQQLTPKGVNVPTGFATTAYAYRYFIQSAGLEAKLRELFADLDVEDVRNLQERGLKARSLLMHTPFPVELQQAIASAYESLCKQYNPDTDVAVRSSATAEDLPDASFAGQQETYLNVVGAEEVLAACHKCFASLFTDRAISYRHTKGFDHFSVALAVGVQKMVRSDLATSGVMFSIDTETGFKDAALITAAYGLGENVVQGAVNPDEYCVFKPTLKAGFKPIIDKKLGSKELRMVYDEGSQSTKNEAVSIVEQNQFALNDADILQLAHWACLIEDHYSQAHGSYTPMDIEWAKDGITNQLFVVQARPETVQSQKNGNVLRSYRLGLGTGEKTQNISLLPLVTGRAIGEAISQGKARVILDAKQIEEFQAGEVLVTERTDPDWEPIMKRASAIITNSGGRTCHAAIIARELGVPAIVGCGNATQVLTTGQEVTVSCAEGEEGKVYPGLLPFEVKEVPLENLPRTHTQILMNVGNPQEAFSLSAIPNDGVGLARTEFIIANQIQVHPLALIHYDKLADAEQKAKVAAITATYEDKPQYFVDKLAQGVGRIAAAFYPKPVIVRMSDFKSNEYRNLAGGSQFEPDEENPMLGWRGAARYYDPGYREGFALECHAIKRVRDEMGLTNVIPMIPFCRTPEEGRLVLAEMAKHDLKQGVNDLQVYVMCELPSNVILAEQFAEVFDGFSIGSNDLTQLTLGLDRDSALVARLFDERSPAVKQMVKMAIASAKKQRRKIGICGQAPSDYPEFAQFLVEEGIDSISLNPDSVLKTMLEIAKVEQQS; encoded by the coding sequence ATGGTGACAGTATCTCAAAACACTTTAGCAAAATGTTCTCAAGAGGAATCGCTGGTTCTCTGGCTTGATAAAGTTGGCATTAAAGATATTGCCTTAGTGGGGGGTAAAAATGCCTCATTGGGGGAAATGATTCAACAACTGACACCCAAAGGTGTGAACGTACCGACAGGATTTGCTACTACTGCTTACGCTTATCGTTATTTCATCCAATCGGCTGGGTTAGAAGCCAAGTTACGGGAACTGTTTGCAGATTTGGATGTGGAGGATGTGAGAAATTTACAAGAAAGGGGACTAAAAGCGCGATCGCTCCTCATGCACACCCCATTTCCTGTAGAATTACAACAGGCGATCGCCTCTGCTTATGAAAGTTTGTGTAAGCAGTACAACCCTGATACAGATGTCGCCGTCCGTTCCAGCGCTACCGCCGAAGACTTACCAGATGCGAGTTTTGCTGGACAACAAGAAACTTATCTCAATGTAGTTGGCGCAGAAGAAGTATTAGCAGCTTGTCATAAATGCTTTGCTTCCCTATTTACAGACCGCGCCATTTCCTATCGCCATACTAAAGGATTTGATCACTTTAGCGTCGCCTTGGCTGTGGGTGTGCAGAAAATGGTACGTTCTGACCTAGCCACCTCTGGGGTGATGTTCTCTATTGACACAGAAACGGGTTTTAAAGATGCAGCCTTAATTACAGCCGCCTATGGTTTAGGTGAAAATGTTGTTCAAGGCGCAGTTAATCCAGATGAATATTGTGTATTTAAGCCGACATTAAAAGCAGGATTTAAACCAATTATTGATAAAAAATTGGGCAGTAAAGAATTAAGAATGGTCTATGATGAAGGCTCCCAATCTACTAAAAATGAAGCAGTATCAATAGTAGAACAAAATCAATTTGCTCTCAATGACGCAGACATTTTACAACTGGCTCATTGGGCTTGTTTAATTGAAGACCATTATTCTCAAGCCCACGGTAGTTACACCCCAATGGATATTGAATGGGCGAAAGATGGCATCACCAACCAACTTTTTGTAGTGCAAGCACGGCCAGAAACGGTGCAGTCCCAGAAGAATGGTAACGTGTTGCGGAGTTACCGCTTGGGGCTGGGGACTGGGGAGAAAACACAAAATATATCACTCCTCCCTCTTGTTACTGGACGCGCTATTGGTGAAGCCATTAGCCAGGGGAAAGCGCGGGTAATTTTAGATGCCAAACAAATAGAAGAATTTCAGGCTGGGGAAGTGTTGGTGACGGAGAGAACTGACCCTGACTGGGAACCAATTATGAAACGTGCCAGTGCAATTATTACCAATTCTGGTGGTCGTACTTGTCATGCGGCAATTATCGCACGGGAATTGGGTGTGCCGGCGATCGTTGGCTGTGGTAATGCCACGCAAGTTTTAACAACTGGTCAAGAGGTGACGGTTTCTTGTGCGGAGGGTGAAGAAGGTAAAGTTTATCCTGGGTTATTACCTTTTGAAGTTAAAGAAGTTCCCTTAGAAAACTTACCCCGCACCCATACCCAAATCTTGATGAATGTGGGTAATCCCCAAGAAGCGTTTAGTTTATCGGCAATTCCCAATGACGGTGTTGGTTTAGCCAGGACAGAGTTTATTATTGCTAACCAAATTCAAGTTCATCCCTTGGCATTGATTCACTACGACAAATTAGCGGATGCAGAACAAAAAGCTAAAGTTGCGGCTATCACCGCCACGTATGAGGATAAACCCCAATATTTCGTCGATAAATTAGCCCAAGGTGTGGGCAGAATTGCCGCCGCCTTTTATCCCAAACCTGTAATTGTGCGAATGTCCGATTTTAAGAGTAATGAATATCGCAACCTTGCAGGGGGTTCCCAATTTGAACCAGATGAAGAAAACCCGATGCTGGGTTGGCGGGGGGCTGCACGTTATTATGATCCAGGGTACAGAGAAGGTTTTGCTTTAGAATGCCATGCTATCAAGCGGGTGCGGGATGAGATGGGGTTAACTAACGTTATTCCCATGATTCCTTTCTGTCGCACACCAGAGGAGGGACGCTTGGTTTTAGCAGAGATGGCGAAACATGATTTAAAACAAGGTGTGAACGACTTGCAGGTTTATGTAATGTGTGAGTTACCAAGTAACGTCATCTTGGCCGAACAGTTTGCAGAGGTGTTCGACGGTTTCTCCATCGGTTCCAACGACTTGACTCAGCTGACACTAGGATTAGATAGAGATTCAGCTTTAGTCGCTCGACTATTTGACGAACGTAGCCCAGCTGTGAAACAAATGGTGAAAATGGCGATCGCCTCTGCAAAAAAACAACGCCGCAAAATCGGCATCTGTGGGCAGGCACCAAGCGATTACCCGGAATTTGCCCAGTTTTTGGTAGAAGAGGGAATTGATTCCATTAGTCTCAATCCCGACTCTGTATTAAAAACGATGCTGGAAATAGCTAAGGTGGAACAGCAAAGCTGA
- a CDS encoding orange carotenoid-binding protein, with amino-acid sequence MAITIDSARRIFPNTLQADAVPALTARFNQLSAEDQLAWTWFAFLEMGKTITVAAPGAASMQFAEGILKQIKEMTFEEQTQVMCDLANHTDTPICRTYATWSPNIKLGFWNQLGEWMEQGVVAPIPAGYQLSANANAVLETLKSLDQGQQITVLRSSVVDMGFDAAKLGGYTRVSEPVVAPKDISQRVQVSIEGINNPTVLNYMNNLNANDFDELIKLFVEDGALQPPFQRPIVGKDAILRFFREECQNLNLLPERGVAEPAEDGYTQVKVTGKVQTPWFGAAVGMNMAWRFLLNPQGKIFFVAIDLLASPKELLNLVR; translated from the coding sequence ATGGCAATTACTATCGATTCCGCCCGTCGTATCTTCCCCAACACATTACAGGCTGATGCAGTGCCAGCGCTGACTGCACGATTCAACCAACTTAGTGCAGAAGATCAACTGGCATGGACATGGTTCGCTTTCTTAGAGATGGGCAAAACCATTACTGTTGCAGCCCCTGGTGCAGCTAGTATGCAGTTTGCAGAAGGCATTCTCAAGCAAATCAAAGAAATGACCTTTGAAGAACAAACTCAGGTTATGTGCGATCTGGCAAACCACACAGATACGCCCATTTGCCGCACCTATGCTACTTGGTCACCTAATATCAAGCTAGGTTTTTGGAATCAACTGGGAGAATGGATGGAGCAAGGTGTTGTTGCACCAATTCCTGCTGGCTATCAGCTTTCAGCCAATGCTAATGCCGTATTGGAAACCCTGAAAAGTCTGGATCAAGGACAACAGATTACCGTCCTCCGCAGTTCTGTTGTAGACATGGGATTTGATGCAGCTAAACTAGGCGGCTATACAAGAGTTTCTGAACCAGTAGTTGCACCTAAAGATATTTCCCAGCGTGTTCAAGTCTCCATTGAGGGAATTAACAATCCCACTGTGTTGAATTACATGAACAACTTGAACGCCAATGACTTTGATGAACTGATCAAGTTGTTCGTGGAGGATGGAGCTTTACAGCCTCCCTTCCAAAGACCAATCGTTGGTAAGGATGCGATTCTGCGGTTCTTCCGTGAAGAATGCCAGAACCTCAACTTGCTCCCAGAGCGCGGTGTAGCTGAACCCGCAGAGGATGGTTACACTCAGGTGAAAGTGACAGGTAAAGTTCAGACCCCTTGGTTTGGTGCAGCAGTAGGGATGAACATGGCTTGGCGCTTCTTGCTCAACCCCCAAGGTAAAATCTTTTTTGTCGCTATTGACTTGTTAGCCTCTCCCAAGGAACTTTTGAACTTGGTTCGCTAA
- a CDS encoding dolichyl-phosphate-mannose--protein mannosyltransferase, translating to MTKNWYRIGLVGIFLLSLSLRFWGLDRFNTLVFDEIYYAKFGHNYLNHIPFFDGHPPLGKYMIAVGMWLSSYIPFWQEGVNGLTGALRSPGSYRWVNALSGSFIPLIIANIAYQISYRRSFALLAGLFTACDGLFIVESRYALINIYIVIFGLLGQWLFLLALDSQKQRRNLYLVLAGIAFGCSIATKWNGLFYLVGIYLIWSIGWIWQFITSKNQPKDNSTADGESVIHRKSLYKITQINIGQILFFLGIIPTVIYSLIWIPHLQINPKYGFIKVHQEILGFHERLGGNTAQVHPYCAAWYKWPLMIRPMAYYYQTAQRVNDPLPVLGPPLPSGAGKVIYDVHAMGNPFLWWFGVAALLFLLGMLIAKVMIPLVKEKRLSLPAKLSVDTWIALYIVWNYAVNLLPWTRVSRCVFIYHYMTGVVFAFLAIAWFVDQCLRSYYRPLRIVGVTISFVIIAALIFWLPVYLGLPLSPEGYKMRMWFKSWV from the coding sequence ATGACTAAAAATTGGTATCGAATTGGCTTGGTCGGTATATTCTTACTGTCCCTGTCCTTACGGTTTTGGGGACTAGATAGATTTAATACTTTGGTATTTGATGAAATTTACTACGCTAAATTTGGTCATAACTATCTCAACCACATACCATTTTTCGATGGTCATCCACCCTTAGGCAAATACATGATTGCTGTGGGAATGTGGCTGAGTAGCTATATTCCTTTTTGGCAAGAGGGCGTAAATGGATTAACTGGTGCATTGCGCTCTCCTGGGAGTTATCGTTGGGTTAATGCTCTATCTGGCTCATTTATTCCGTTAATTATTGCCAATATCGCCTATCAAATAAGTTATCGACGCAGCTTTGCTTTACTTGCTGGTTTATTCACGGCTTGCGATGGTTTGTTTATTGTAGAATCTCGTTACGCACTCATCAATATTTATATCGTCATATTTGGCTTATTAGGGCAATGGTTATTTTTATTAGCATTAGATAGTCAAAAGCAGAGACGTAATTTATATTTAGTCCTAGCTGGCATAGCTTTTGGTTGTTCAATTGCCACAAAATGGAATGGTTTATTTTATTTAGTAGGTATTTATTTAATTTGGAGTATAGGTTGGATTTGGCAGTTCATTACATCCAAAAATCAACCAAAAGATAATTCTACTGCTGATGGGGAGTCTGTTATTCATCGGAAATCACTCTATAAAATAACACAAATAAATATTGGACAAATTTTATTTTTTTTAGGGATTATCCCCACTGTAATTTATAGTTTGATTTGGATACCACATTTACAAATAAATCCTAAATATGGATTTATTAAAGTACATCAAGAAATATTAGGCTTTCACGAACGTCTTGGAGGTAATACGGCTCAAGTACATCCTTACTGCGCTGCTTGGTATAAATGGCCGTTGATGATTCGGCCGATGGCATATTATTATCAAACGGCGCAAAGAGTTAATGATCCATTACCTGTTTTAGGGCCGCCTTTGCCTAGTGGTGCAGGGAAAGTGATTTATGATGTTCATGCAATGGGTAATCCTTTCTTATGGTGGTTTGGCGTTGCTGCATTATTATTTTTGCTGGGGATGCTGATAGCAAAAGTGATGATTCCTTTAGTAAAAGAAAAGCGCTTATCTTTGCCAGCAAAACTTTCTGTTGATACTTGGATTGCTTTATATATAGTCTGGAATTACGCTGTCAATTTATTACCTTGGACGAGGGTGTCACGGTGCGTTTTTATCTATCATTACATGACAGGTGTAGTGTTTGCATTTTTAGCGATCGCCTGGTTTGTTGATCAATGTCTGCGTAGTTATTATCGCCCATTGCGGATTGTCGGTGTGACGATTTCCTTTGTAATTATTGCTGCGCTTATTTTTTGGCTCCCCGTTTATTTAGGTTTACCCCTTTCTCCTGAGGGTTATAAAATGCGGATGTGGTTTAAATCTTGGGTGTAG
- the kdpC gene encoding K(+)-transporting ATPase subunit C produces the protein MSFAREASRAIRSSFVLWVIAAVIYPFLMIAVGQFVFPYQANGSLVRDSRGQVLGSTLIGQPFTSDRYFNSRPSTTVYSTANPNKDDNLVLQTGISGASNLAPSNPQLIKRIKDEDLNRLQTAGIQPTADLVYTSGSSLDPHITPEAARAQVSRIAKMRGLPPQQLETLITQNTDSRFLGIFGEPGVNVLQLNLALDELKPA, from the coding sequence ATGAGTTTTGCACGCGAAGCTAGCAGGGCAATTCGTTCTAGTTTTGTACTCTGGGTAATTGCTGCTGTGATTTATCCTTTTTTGATGATTGCTGTTGGACAGTTTGTATTTCCCTATCAGGCAAACGGTAGTTTAGTTAGGGATAGCCGGGGTCAAGTTTTGGGTTCGACTTTAATTGGTCAACCTTTTACTAGCGATCGCTATTTTAACTCTCGTCCTAGTACCACTGTCTACAGTACGGCTAACCCAAACAAAGATGATAATCTAGTTTTACAAACAGGAATTTCTGGTGCTAGTAATTTGGCTCCTAGTAACCCCCAATTAATCAAACGCATCAAAGATGAAGACTTAAATCGACTGCAAACAGCTGGTATCCAACCAACTGCCGATTTAGTCTATACTTCTGGTTCCAGCCTTGACCCCCACATTACCCCTGAAGCTGCCAGAGCGCAAGTTTCCCGTATAGCCAAAATGCGCGGACTCCCACCCCAACAGCTAGAAACTTTAATTACTCAAAATACTGATAGCCGATTTCTGGGCATTTTTGGTGAACCAGGGGTTAATGTTTTGCAATTGAATCTAGCCTTGGATGAGTTAAAGCCAGCATAA
- a CDS encoding potassium-transporting ATPase subunit F, which translates to MRRSLIFGGRRLPLSIFLGMCFNLVVAPVVYGATGDEFSRTQAWALGLLGVVTLSLSIYLFFVMFIPEKF; encoded by the coding sequence ATGAGAAGGTCTTTGATTTTTGGTGGGCGTAGGTTGCCTTTGTCTATCTTTTTGGGGATGTGTTTTAACCTTGTGGTTGCACCTGTTGTTTATGGGGCTACTGGTGATGAGTTTTCCCGTACACAGGCTTGGGCTTTGGGGCTTTTAGGAGTAGTGACGTTGAGTCTGTCTATTTATCTATTTTTTGTGATGTTTATACCGGAGAAGTTCTAA
- the kdpB gene encoding potassium-transporting ATPase subunit KdpB — MRSPSRLPHETRDSRQRTPKTDMRGLYQRAIKESFVKLHPKVAARNPVMFIVWVGTIVTFLVTLNPNLFGTVQANINQQRLLNGLITLILFFTVLFANFAEAVAEGRGKAQADSLKATRSDTIAWKVLPNGSLEKIGSTQLRRGDVIKVVANDMIPGDGEVIQGIGSVDESAITGESAPVLKQPGTDIASSVTGGTRLLSDELIIRITADPGQGFIDRMISLVEGAERSKTPNEIALTVLLAVLTQVFLIVVATMPSFVNYIANFISTAFGAEAANSLRAGASIAILISLLVALIPTTIGGLLSAIGIAGMDRVAQFNVIATSGRAVEACGDINSLVLDKTGTITFGNRMADEFIPVNNYTVEDVARIAKLASLFDETPEGKSIVKLAEKYKILADVNLSQAEGVEFSAKTRMSGTNLPNGKQVRKGAVDAIKGFIRSRGGSVPPDLDAAYERVSLLGGTPLAVCQDDQIFGVIYLKDIVKSGLRERFEQLRRMGVKTIMLTGDNHITASVIAQEAGVDDFIAEATPEDKIDVIRNEQSQGKLVAMTGDGTNDAPALAQANVGLAMNSGTQAAKEAANMVDLDSDPTKLIDLVTIGKQLLITRGALTTFSIANDIAKYFAILPTIFGAAGIGALNIMGLKSAQSAIISALIYNALIIPALIPLALQGVKFRSLTADQLLRRNIFIYGLGGIIAPFIAIKLIDVILPFS, encoded by the coding sequence ATGCGATCGCCATCTCGTCTCCCTCATGAAACTCGTGACTCGCGCCAACGTACTCCTAAAACAGATATGCGAGGACTCTACCAAAGAGCTATTAAAGAATCATTTGTTAAACTCCACCCCAAAGTAGCTGCTAGAAACCCTGTAATGTTTATTGTTTGGGTGGGGACAATTGTGACATTTCTCGTCACTCTTAACCCCAACCTCTTCGGAACAGTACAGGCAAATATCAACCAACAACGTCTACTCAACGGGTTGATTACCTTAATTTTGTTTTTCACAGTCTTATTTGCCAACTTTGCTGAAGCCGTAGCGGAAGGACGAGGTAAAGCACAAGCAGATAGCTTAAAAGCTACCCGTTCCGATACCATCGCCTGGAAAGTCTTACCCAATGGTTCTCTAGAAAAAATTGGTTCTACACAACTGCGACGAGGCGATGTAATCAAGGTAGTGGCCAATGATATGATTCCCGGCGATGGGGAAGTCATACAGGGTATTGGTTCAGTGGATGAGTCAGCCATTACAGGCGAATCTGCCCCTGTCCTTAAGCAACCAGGTACAGATATTGCCAGTTCTGTCACTGGAGGAACACGCTTACTCTCAGATGAATTGATAATTCGGATTACTGCTGATCCTGGTCAGGGTTTTATTGACCGGATGATTTCCCTTGTAGAAGGGGCAGAACGTTCTAAAACTCCGAATGAGATTGCTTTGACAGTATTGTTAGCTGTATTAACACAGGTTTTCTTAATCGTAGTAGCAACCATGCCCTCTTTTGTGAACTATATTGCTAACTTTATCAGCACTGCATTTGGGGCAGAGGCAGCAAACAGTTTACGCGCAGGTGCAAGTATCGCTATTCTGATTTCTCTATTAGTAGCTTTGATTCCCACAACTATAGGCGGTTTGCTCAGTGCCATTGGTATCGCCGGGATGGATAGGGTAGCTCAATTTAACGTCATTGCTACCTCTGGACGAGCAGTAGAAGCCTGCGGTGATATCAATAGTTTAGTGTTAGATAAAACAGGTACTATCACCTTCGGAAACCGCATGGCTGATGAGTTTATCCCTGTGAATAACTACACAGTTGAAGATGTGGCGAGAATTGCGAAATTAGCCAGTCTGTTTGATGAAACTCCAGAAGGCAAATCAATTGTCAAACTTGCAGAAAAATACAAAATTCTGGCAGATGTTAATCTTAGCCAAGCCGAAGGTGTGGAATTTTCTGCCAAAACTCGGATGAGTGGCACTAATTTACCCAACGGGAAGCAAGTCCGTAAAGGTGCAGTAGATGCGATTAAGGGCTTTATCCGTTCTCGTGGTGGTTCTGTTCCTCCTGACCTTGATGCAGCCTATGAGCGGGTTTCTTTGTTGGGGGGTACACCTTTAGCTGTCTGTCAAGATGACCAAATTTTTGGAGTTATCTATCTTAAAGATATTGTCAAATCCGGTTTAAGAGAAAGGTTTGAGCAATTGCGGCGGATGGGTGTCAAGACAATTATGCTCACAGGGGACAATCACATTACTGCTAGTGTAATTGCTCAAGAAGCAGGGGTTGATGATTTCATTGCCGAAGCAACACCAGAAGACAAGATTGATGTAATTCGCAACGAACAATCTCAGGGTAAGTTAGTCGCTATGACTGGGGATGGTACTAATGATGCCCCAGCCTTGGCGCAAGCTAACGTGGGTTTGGCAATGAACTCTGGGACACAAGCAGCCAAAGAAGCCGCTAATATGGTGGATTTGGATTCTGACCCCACTAAATTAATTGATTTAGTCACTATTGGTAAACAGTTGTTGATTACTCGTGGCGCTTTGACAACTTTCTCAATTGCTAATGACATCGCTAAATATTTTGCCATTCTGCCTACTATCTTTGGGGCGGCTGGTATTGGTGCGCTGAATATTATGGGTTTAAAAAGCGCCCAATCGGCAATTATTTCGGCGCTGATTTATAACGCTCTGATTATTCCGGCGTTGATTCCTTTGGCGCTTCAAGGTGTGAAGTTTAGATCACTAACGGCAGACCAATTATTAAGACGTAACATCTTTATTTATGGTCTTGGTGGTATTATTGCGCCTTTTATTGCCATCAAATTAATTGATGTGATTTTGCCTTTTTCTTAG